In the genome of Gloeotrichia echinulata CP02, one region contains:
- a CDS encoding RNA-guided endonuclease TnpB family protein codes for MLVGFQTELKLNNQQRTALRKHCGVARHAWNWGLALTKQILDHNKANPESKIKFPTAIDLHKWLVALVKSENEWYYECSKSTPQQALMALREAWKRCFHKTAGVPKFKKKGKRDSFTLEGTVKIIGSNKIQVPVIGVLKTYERLPQVLTKSCTISRQADRWFISFRFDVEQQDLGNRSIVGVDLGVKELAILSTGEVFLGGKSYKKYEVKLSRMQWLNRHKVIGSANWKKAQIKIARLHRKIANIRKDTLHKLTTLLAKNHGIVVIEDLNVSGMMANHKLAKSIADMGFYEFRRQLTYKCELYGSKLVVVDRWFPSSKICSHCGTKKETLTLNERVFECGNCGLMIDRDLNAAINLSQAVS; via the coding sequence ATGCTGGTTGGTTTCCAAACTGAGTTGAAGTTGAATAACCAACAACGCACAGCATTGAGAAAACATTGTGGAGTAGCACGTCATGCTTGGAATTGGGGATTGGCTTTAACTAAACAGATACTTGACCACAACAAAGCGAATCCTGAGTCTAAAATCAAATTTCCGACGGCAATTGACTTGCATAAATGGTTAGTAGCATTGGTAAAATCTGAAAATGAATGGTATTACGAATGTTCTAAAAGCACTCCACAGCAAGCATTGATGGCTTTACGCGAAGCTTGGAAGCGTTGCTTTCACAAGACTGCTGGTGTGCCAAAGTTCAAAAAGAAAGGTAAACGTGATTCTTTCACGTTAGAAGGTACGGTCAAAATTATCGGTAGTAACAAAATTCAAGTACCTGTGATTGGCGTCCTCAAGACCTATGAGCGCCTACCACAAGTATTAACTAAATCTTGTACAATATCTCGTCAAGCCGACAGATGGTTTATCAGTTTCAGATTCGATGTAGAACAACAGGATTTAGGCAACAGGAGTATTGTCGGCGTTGACCTTGGTGTTAAGGAACTGGCTATACTCTCCACTGGTGAAGTTTTTTTAGGAGGCAAATCCTACAAGAAATATGAAGTCAAGCTGTCAAGAATGCAATGGTTGAATCGTCATAAAGTCATCGGTTCAGCTAACTGGAAGAAAGCACAGATAAAGATTGCTAGACTGCATAGAAAGATTGCCAACATCAGAAAAGATACATTGCACAAACTCACAACATTACTTGCTAAGAACCACGGCATAGTAGTGATTGAAGACCTCAATGTGTCCGGTATGATGGCTAACCATAAGCTAGCTAAATCTATTGCGGATATGGGATTTTATGAGTTTCGCCGTCAATTGACCTACAAGTGTGAGTTATATGGTTCAAAGCTTGTAGTGGTTGACCGATGGTTCCCATCCAGCAAAATCTGCTCTCATTGTGGAACCAAAAAAGAAACACTCACCTTGAATGAGCGAGTGTTTGAATGCGGTAACTGCGGCTTGATGATTGACCGAGATTTAAACGCAGCAATTAATTTGAGTCAAGCTGTCAGTTAG
- a CDS encoding DUF3177 family protein has translation MDLMLGTIQEAIQPENIWFRPYVWIDYRLAVLFAVIIPLILLIWAYVQKTEAIQRLLIIYWKVSSLLAITIYLMIGGFGVSFISGLMAQILIPVSLWFWVDLNDEIEYQASGSLKLVFTSWRWAMSVYCILGTIAFIPFLGCAFSDPAQSSYCSVWFEAPLLFREYFHANSKPGFLGFLGISGLIIYVLYLSYFVLIKLAKQGRSATQS, from the coding sequence ATGGATTTAATGTTAGGAACCATACAGGAAGCGATACAGCCAGAAAATATTTGGTTTCGCCCCTATGTCTGGATTGACTACCGACTGGCGGTATTATTTGCCGTAATTATTCCCCTAATTCTGTTGATTTGGGCTTATGTACAAAAAACTGAAGCCATACAACGCTTGTTGATAATTTACTGGAAAGTATCCAGTTTGCTGGCAATCACAATTTATCTCATGATTGGTGGGTTTGGGGTCAGTTTTATCTCAGGATTGATGGCACAAATACTAATTCCCGTTTCGCTGTGGTTTTGGGTGGATCTCAATGATGAAATTGAGTATCAGGCTAGCGGTTCGTTGAAACTGGTTTTTACCTCTTGGCGCTGGGCTATGAGTGTTTATTGTATTTTGGGCACTATTGCCTTTATACCTTTTTTAGGTTGTGCTTTTTCCGATCCCGCCCAATCTTCTTACTGTAGCGTCTGGTTTGAAGCCCCGTTACTCTTTAGAGAATATTTCCATGCGAATAGTAAACCTGGCTTCCTGGGCTTTCTGGGAATAAGTGGTTTAATAATTTACGTCCTTTATTTAAGTTACTTTGTCCTCATCAAGCTTGCCAAGCAGGGACGTTCAGCCACACAGTCTTGA
- a CDS encoding Calvin cycle protein CP12 — MTNIQTKATDDIQEKIQEEVEQARTVCDVAGSTSAECAAAWDAVEELQAEASHQRQSKPKNSLEQYCDDNPEAVECRLYED; from the coding sequence ATGACCAACATCCAAACAAAAGCCACAGACGACATCCAAGAAAAAATCCAAGAAGAAGTTGAACAAGCTCGTACTGTCTGTGATGTAGCAGGTAGTACATCTGCTGAATGTGCTGCGGCTTGGGATGCAGTTGAAGAACTGCAAGCTGAAGCCTCCCATCAGCGCCAAAGCAAACCAAAAAACTCCCTAGAGCAATACTGTGATGACAACCCAGAAGCAGTTGAATGTCGGCTTTACGAAGACTAG
- a CDS encoding FIST N-terminal domain-containing protein has translation MADQMQWANALSTRPSLEAAVTDVVEQAVSLLTAPADLGLVFISSAFASEYSRLLPLLAEKLSVRVLIGCSGGGVIGTTANGEIQELEAEAAISLTLAHLPGVDLQVFHVVSEELPDLDSSPDAWIDLIGVPPSPTPQFILLCGSFSSGISDLLQGLDFAYPGSVTVGGQASAGGMSGRIALFCNDPCGGKRQRLYREGTLGLALSGNIAVETIVSQGCRRIGKPLQVTKSERNIILELDEQVPLMVLRELISNLSEKERMLAQHSLFVGLAMDVFKLTLQQGDFLIRSILGVDPSAGAIAIGDRVRPGQRLQFHLRDAEASAEDLELLLQRYQNQRTSQTSAVAALMFSCVGRGEGLYGQSNFDSDLFRRYLKDIPVGGFFCNGEIGPIAGSTFLHGYTSVFGIYRAIS, from the coding sequence ATGGCAGACCAAATGCAGTGGGCAAACGCCCTATCAACCCGTCCTTCTTTGGAAGCAGCTGTTACAGATGTTGTAGAACAGGCTGTCTCATTGTTAACAGCACCTGCGGATTTAGGGCTGGTATTCATTTCTTCTGCTTTTGCAAGTGAGTATTCCCGACTATTACCCTTGTTGGCCGAGAAACTATCAGTACGTGTGCTGATTGGATGTAGTGGTGGTGGTGTGATTGGCACAACGGCTAATGGAGAAATCCAAGAGTTGGAAGCAGAAGCAGCTATCAGTTTGACTTTGGCACATCTTCCAGGGGTGGATTTGCAAGTATTTCATGTTGTGTCCGAAGAATTACCTGACTTGGATAGTTCACCAGATGCTTGGATTGATTTGATCGGTGTACCACCATCACCAACACCCCAGTTTATCTTGCTGTGCGGTTCATTTTCATCGGGAATCAGTGATTTATTGCAGGGTCTGGATTTTGCTTATCCTGGGTCAGTAACGGTGGGGGGACAGGCTAGTGCAGGGGGGATGAGTGGTCGTATTGCCCTATTTTGTAACGATCCCTGCGGCGGGAAGCGCCAACGCTTGTATCGTGAGGGAACCCTAGGCTTGGCTTTGAGTGGCAATATTGCTGTAGAAACAATTGTCTCCCAAGGATGCCGACGAATTGGTAAACCATTGCAAGTCACAAAATCTGAACGTAATATCATCCTAGAACTGGATGAACAAGTGCCTCTAATGGTTTTGCGAGAATTGATTTCTAATCTGAGCGAAAAAGAGCGGATGTTGGCACAGCATTCATTGTTTGTCGGTCTGGCAATGGATGTATTTAAGCTGACTTTGCAGCAGGGAGACTTTTTAATTCGTAGCATACTTGGGGTAGATCCATCAGCCGGGGCGATCGCCATTGGCGATCGCGTCCGTCCCGGTCAACGGCTGCAATTCCACCTCCGCGATGCTGAAGCCTCCGCCGAAGACCTGGAATTATTGCTACAACGGTATCAAAACCAACGAACCTCCCAAACCTCTGCTGTTGCTGCGTTGATGTTTTCCTGTGTCGGTCGTGGCGAAGGACTTTACGGCCAAAGCAATTTTGATTCTGACCTATTTAGACGCTACCTCAAGGATATCCCTGTAGGCGGCTTTTTCTGTAACGGCGAAATCGGTCCTATTGCTGGTAGTACCTTCCTCCACGGTTATACCTCAGTATTTGGCATTTATCGAGCAATCTCCTAG
- a CDS encoding aldo/keto reductase, with protein sequence MLATLAVAWVLANPVITAPIIGVSRPEQLADSLKAVEIKLDDNL encoded by the coding sequence TTGCTTGCTACTCTCGCAGTCGCTTGGGTGCTAGCCAATCCGGTTATTACTGCTCCTATTATTGGCGTTAGCCGTCCAGAACAATTGGCTGATAGCTTAAAGGCGGTAGAAATAAAACTTGATGATAATTTGTAA
- a CDS encoding ABC transporter ATP-binding protein: MVNSETYTKNKKSLLSQTFSRAAEAPALPTTPFGFICYFVKYYRWWYVVIVILEAIHATCGIMLPYAIGEIIRSVTKSTGDSKYIFDAVRQPLMLFAALSVGEVVFGRSSGFLQTVRHPIHRQHIVRSLYAYLQQHSHRYLSSSFAGALAHRISETSLGVTQTMQMLITELMPVIIVHVVSTVLLYRAYPPLAAFVGGWAVLFVSISFWLATRCRIYARRAASKRSETTGMIVDSVTNLTSSRLFARLGFERRYLNEQLKRELVEVRKSNWYSERIRWFQFISSAILKIGTLYYSLSLWSQGKIAAADFVVATSLSLLIISEARNLSKRFLEIFEHIGNISHGVSTIIQPHEIIDRENAISHSITQGRIEFRRVNFSYSNEKQVFNNLSVVIQAGQRVGLVGFSGSGKSSFVNLILRLFDPQSGKILIDGVDIRDMTQEALHSQISLIPQDPSLFHRTLLENVRYGRLEATDEEVIEASRKAYAHDFISRIEEGYDSLVGERGVKLSGGQRQRIAIARVILKDAPILILDEATSSLDSITEKAIQDTLDLAMQGKTVIVVAHRLSTISHLDRILVFDNGRIVEDGTHQELLTKHGAYYKLWKMQAGGFLPVEATSNGKV, encoded by the coding sequence ATGGTTAATTCAGAGACATATACTAAAAACAAAAAATCTCTTTTATCTCAAACATTTTCCAGGGCTGCTGAAGCGCCAGCGCTACCTACAACGCCCTTTGGGTTTATTTGCTATTTCGTCAAATATTACCGTTGGTGGTATGTAGTAATAGTCATTCTGGAGGCAATACACGCGACATGCGGCATCATGTTGCCCTATGCGATTGGTGAGATTATTCGCAGTGTGACAAAATCGACGGGTGATAGCAAGTACATTTTTGATGCCGTGAGGCAACCCCTTATGCTCTTCGCCGCATTGAGTGTGGGGGAAGTCGTATTCGGACGGTCATCTGGATTCTTGCAAACTGTCCGCCATCCAATCCACCGACAGCACATTGTCCGCTCGCTGTATGCCTACTTACAACAGCATTCCCACCGCTACCTAAGCAGCAGTTTTGCCGGGGCATTGGCACACCGCATCAGCGAAACTTCTTTGGGTGTAACCCAGACGATGCAAATGCTGATTACTGAATTAATGCCCGTGATTATAGTACATGTCGTCTCCACGGTGTTACTGTATCGCGCCTATCCTCCACTGGCTGCATTTGTGGGCGGGTGGGCAGTTCTCTTTGTGAGTATTTCCTTCTGGCTAGCGACACGCTGCCGAATTTACGCTCGCAGAGCCGCCAGCAAGAGAAGTGAAACTACGGGCATGATTGTAGATTCTGTTACCAATCTTACCAGTAGCCGACTATTCGCACGTCTAGGTTTTGAACGACGCTATTTAAATGAGCAATTAAAGCGCGAACTCGTAGAGGTGAGAAAGTCAAACTGGTATTCAGAACGCATCCGCTGGTTTCAGTTTATCTCATCGGCAATTTTGAAAATTGGTACTTTGTATTATTCGCTCTCCCTTTGGAGTCAGGGAAAGATTGCTGCTGCTGATTTTGTAGTAGCAACCAGTTTGTCGCTGTTGATCATCAGTGAAGCCCGCAATTTAAGTAAAAGGTTTCTAGAAATTTTTGAACATATTGGTAACATCAGTCATGGAGTTTCCACCATTATTCAACCCCACGAAATCATCGACCGCGAAAATGCCATCTCTCACTCCATCACTCAGGGACGCATTGAGTTTCGGAGAGTCAATTTCAGCTACTCAAATGAGAAGCAAGTATTTAACAACCTCTCTGTTGTAATTCAAGCAGGACAACGTGTGGGACTGGTGGGATTTTCTGGCTCTGGAAAATCCAGCTTTGTGAATTTGATTTTGCGTCTTTTCGACCCTCAATCTGGGAAAATTCTCATTGATGGGGTTGATATTAGGGATATGACCCAGGAAGCCCTCCACTCGCAAATTAGTTTGATTCCCCAAGACCCATCTTTGTTCCATCGAACATTATTAGAAAATGTTCGTTACGGTCGATTAGAAGCAACGGATGAGGAAGTAATTGAGGCATCGCGTAAAGCTTACGCTCACGATTTTATCTCCCGGATTGAAGAAGGCTACGATTCCCTGGTGGGCGAACGCGGTGTCAAACTTTCTGGAGGACAAAGACAGCGCATTGCCATTGCTAGGGTCATCCTCAAAGATGCGCCAATCCTGATCTTAGATGAAGCAACTTCCAGCCTCGATTCAATCACTGAAAAAGCGATTCAAGATACTCTCGATTTAGCAATGCAAGGGAAAACAGTTATCGTAGTAGCTCATCGCTTATCCACTATTTCCCACCTAGATCGTATTTTAGTGTTTGATAACGGTCGCATTGTCGAAGATGGAACCCATCAGGAATTACTCACAAAACATGGTGCCTACTATAAGTTATGGAAAATGCAGGCTGGGGGATTTTTGCCTGTAGAAGCTACTAGTAATGGCAAAGTATAA
- a CDS encoding FAD-binding protein, with translation MLTADSHNELELIADVLVIGGGPAAAWAASAAASQGAKVIIADKGFLGTSGAAAASGNGIMAPSPENWEKVLSERYRVGKNLANLRWIERVIEKTWLSLPLVEDWGYRFPKENGESVRQSYYVPEYMRVLRKHLLRVGVQILDQSPALELLLADDGSVAGARGVQRQHHRAYTVRAGAVVLANGGCAFLSKALGCNTNTGDGLLMAVEAGGELSSMEASNHYAISTAFNATVTRGVPFGWASYTDEAGNDLGGYIDGRRDPSFLPNALLKGPVYARLDRATPEVKAVIEKSHFIAFLPYKKAGIDPYTERVPVTLVLEGTVRGTGGIRIINDSCGTKVPGLYAAGDAASREFLAGLASGGGGPNAAWAISTGQWAGVGAATFAKSLGTRSHERTVRPAGQVGLRMQSSTPETFDSSEIVRGVQAEMFPLEKNHFRSESGLLESLAKLEVLWQQVQANPKQDTVRDVEHSRRAAALTAVARWAYFSALHRTETRSEHIRVDYPETDPNQRYYQATGGLDQLWVRRDWITDAVATQAVSNTQTTASV, from the coding sequence TTGCTAACAGCTGATAGCCACAATGAACTAGAATTAATCGCTGACGTATTAGTTATTGGTGGTGGACCAGCCGCCGCCTGGGCAGCATCAGCAGCTGCATCTCAAGGAGCTAAAGTCATCATTGCTGATAAAGGTTTTCTGGGTACGAGCGGTGCAGCAGCAGCTAGTGGCAATGGCATTATGGCTCCTTCCCCCGAAAACTGGGAAAAAGTTTTATCGGAGCGCTACCGCGTGGGGAAAAATTTAGCTAATTTACGTTGGATAGAGCGAGTTATCGAAAAAACTTGGCTCAGTTTGCCCCTTGTGGAAGATTGGGGCTATCGTTTCCCCAAAGAAAATGGGGAATCGGTGCGCCAAAGTTATTATGTCCCTGAATATATGCGGGTACTTCGCAAACACCTTTTGCGTGTTGGCGTCCAGATTCTCGACCAAAGTCCTGCTCTAGAGCTTTTATTGGCTGACGATGGCTCGGTAGCGGGTGCAAGAGGAGTGCAACGGCAACATCATCGTGCCTATACTGTTCGTGCTGGTGCAGTAGTCTTGGCGAATGGCGGTTGCGCGTTCTTAAGTAAAGCTCTCGGTTGTAATACCAATACGGGCGATGGACTGCTGATGGCTGTGGAAGCTGGTGGCGAGCTCTCCAGCATGGAAGCGTCCAATCACTATGCTATCTCGACCGCTTTTAATGCTACAGTGACGCGGGGCGTTCCCTTTGGCTGGGCGAGTTACACTGATGAAGCAGGCAATGACCTTGGTGGCTATATCGACGGTCGTCGCGACCCATCTTTCCTTCCCAATGCGCTCCTGAAAGGCCCTGTTTATGCCCGTTTAGATAGAGCTACGCCTGAAGTCAAGGCTGTGATTGAAAAGTCTCATTTCATTGCTTTTCTACCTTACAAAAAAGCGGGCATTGACCCCTATACCGAACGGGTGCCTGTAACGCTGGTATTGGAAGGCACAGTTCGTGGCACGGGTGGAATTCGGATTATCAACGATAGTTGTGGTACAAAAGTTCCCGGACTATATGCTGCTGGGGATGCCGCATCGCGGGAGTTTTTAGCTGGTTTAGCTTCTGGGGGTGGCGGTCCCAATGCCGCTTGGGCAATTTCCACGGGACAATGGGCAGGAGTTGGTGCGGCGACTTTTGCTAAGAGCCTGGGCACACGCTCCCATGAACGAACTGTGCGTCCAGCTGGTCAAGTTGGGTTGAGAATGCAGTCCTCAACTCCAGAAACATTCGATAGCTCGGAAATTGTGCGCGGCGTCCAAGCAGAGATGTTCCCGTTGGAAAAAAATCACTTCCGCTCCGAGTCGGGACTTTTGGAGTCGTTGGCTAAATTAGAAGTGCTGTGGCAGCAGGTGCAAGCAAATCCAAAACAGGATACAGTGCGCGATGTCGAACATTCTCGCCGAGCTGCTGCTCTGACGGCTGTAGCCCGATGGGCGTATTTTAGCGCGTTACATCGCACGGAAACGCGCAGCGAACATATTCGCGTGGACTACCCGGAAACAGACCCAAATCAGCGTTACTACCAAGCTACAGGTGGCTTGGATCAGCTATGGGTAAGACGCGATTGGATTACGGATGCCGTTGCGACACAGGCAGTATCAAATACTCAAACAACAGCCTCAGTGTAA